A window of Pseudomonas alcaliphila JAB1 genomic DNA:
GAATCAGCGGGTGCATGTTGCCGTCGCCGGCATGGAACACATTGGCTACGCGCAGGCCGTACTCTTCGGACAGCTCGGCGATGCCGCGCAAAACGCCGGGTAGCTCACGGCGCGGGATAGTGCCGTCCATGCAGTAGTAGTCCGGCGAGATGCGCCCGACCGCGGGGAAGGCGTTCTTGCGCCCGGCCCAGAATTTCACTCGCTCGGCCTCGTCGCGGGCCAGGCGCACTTCGGTGGCGCCGGCCTTTTCCAGCACCTCGCGCACGCGCTCGCAGTCGTCGGCCACATCGGCTTCCACGCCGTCCAGCTCGCAGAGCAGGATGGCCTCGGCCTCCACCGGGTAGCCGGCGTGAATGAAGTCTTCGGCGGCGCGAATCGCCAGGTTGTCCATCATCTCCAGGCCGCCGGGGATGATACCGGCAGCGATGATGTCACCCACGGCGCGACCGGCCTTTTCCACCGAATCGAAGGCCGCCAGCAGCACCTTGGCCACCTGCGGCTTGGGCAGCAGCTTGACCGTCACCTCGGTGACGATGCCGAGCATGCCTTCGGAGCCGGTGAACAGCGCCAGCAGGTCGAAGCCGGGGGCGTCCAAGGCGTCGCTGCCGAGGGTCATGAATTCGCCTTCGACGGTGAGGATGTCCACCTTGAGCAGGTTGTGCACGGTCAGGCCGTACTTCAGGCAGTGCACACCACCGGCATTTTCGGCGACGTTGCCGCCGATGGAGCAGGCGATCTGCGAGGACGGGTCGGGGGCGTAATACAGGTCGAAGGGCGCGGCGGCCTGGGAGATCGCCAGGTTACGCACGCCGGGCTGTACCCGGGCGAAGCGACCTTCGCGGTTGATCTCGAGAATCTGGTTGAAGCGCGCCATCACCAGCAGGATGCCCTTTTCCAGCGGCAGTGCGCCGCCGGACAGACCGGTACCGGCGCCGCGCGCCACCACCGGCACGCCACGGGCATGGCAGAGCTTGAGCAACTGCTGCACATGCTCGATGCGTTCGGGCAGCACTACCAGCATCGGGGTGGTGCGGTAGGCGGACAGGCCATCGCACTCATAAGGCTTGAGGTCTTCCTGGGTGTGCAGGATGTCGAGGTCGGGCAGGCACTGGCGCAACTCCGCCAGCAGGGCGGCCTTGTCGACCGTGGGTAGCGCGCCGTCGACACGCTCGTCATACAGAATGCTCATGGCAGGCTCAATCGTGGACGTTGTTGTTATTGGCGGTCATGCCGCGACCTTGGCTTGCATGTTTAGGCCGCCTGCATTTTTACGTCCATCCTCTTTGGTGCTGGTAGGACCAGTTTCTTTCGTCAGGCTTTCGCCCGGGATAGGTCTAAGGTCTTATTCCGCGTGGCTTGCATGCTGGCGTCCATCCGATCTAAGGTGGTCTTTAAAAATTGGTACGACCAGTTCTGCGGAGGTGGCGAATGGACGGGCAACAAGGCGTCGCACGACGTCAGGTGAGTGACGTGGTGGCCGAGCGTATCGAGCGACTGATCGTCGATGGCGTACTCAAGGTGGGGCAGCCGTTGCCGTCGGAGCGGCGCCTGTGCGAAAAGCTGGGCATCTCCCGTTCGGCGCTGCGTGAAGGGCTGAAGGTCCTGCGTGGACGCGGCATCATCGACACCGCCCAGGGTCGCGATTCACGGGTGGCCAAGCTTAGTGGCGAGCGCGACGCCAGCCCGCTGATGCATCTGTTCAACTCGCAGCCGCGCACCCTGTATGACCTGCTGGAAGTGCGCGGCCTGCTCGAAGGCGAGTCGGCACGTCTGGCGGCGCTGCGCGGTACCGAGGCGGATTTCGTCCTGCTGACCCGGCGTTACGAGGAAATGCTCGCCGCCCATGCCCAGGACAGCCCGGTCGACCCGCGCGAGCATGCGCGCCTCGACCACGCCTTCCACCTGGCCATCTGCGAGGCTTCGCACAACCCGGTGCTGGTGCACACCCTGCAGTCGCTGACCGACCTGATGCTCAGCACCGTATTCGCCTCGGTGAACAACCTCTACCACCGCCCGGCGCAGAAGCGACAGATCGACCGCCAGCATTCACGGCTGTATCACGCGGTAATCGAACGCTTGCCGGAACAGGCGCAGCGCGCCGCTCGCGACCATATCAACAGCATTCGCGACAATCTGCAGGAGATCGAGCAGGAAGAGCAGCGCCTGGTGCGCGCCACCATGCGTTTGGAGGGCTGGGCGTAGGGCGGGTGAAACCCGCCTGATGACGGTGGCGGGTTGCACCCGCCCTACGTGCCGACGCGTTGGTGCGCACGGCGCACCCACGCATCGACGCTACCTGTGCAGGCTTGAGAAAAAGAATACAGGGAAAGCGCGATAAAGGCGGGATATATAGGAACGAAGGGGAAAATAGCGGGATGGGGTTTGTAACGGTGTTGCCGTAGGTGAAACGGCGGCGGCCGAGGATTACAGGCCGTCGCCTTGTGCTGGTCGCGGTCGAACTTCCTGTCCTGCGTTCTCTTGAGCAGCTTGTAGATCGCATTCTCTGTCATGTCGTACTCAACGGCCAGCGCGTGGTGGTTGCGGCCGTTGAACTTGCCCAGGATCTCCAGATCGCGCTGGGTGATCCGCCAGCGGAAGTCCTTCGGAAACGTCACGCAGGAACCGGCCTAGGTGTTCGACAGATGCTCGACCACTGCCGCGCCGGCCTACTCGGCGATCTTGGCCTCCACGCCGTGCTCCGCAATCACCGCCTTGACGTGGTCTTCGATATCGCTGAGTAGTTCGTGGCGCTTCTGCGCCATTGCTGTGGGCTTGTTGCTCAACGATGTGCTCGCCACGGGTTTTGACCTCAATGGCAACCCCGGCCAGCCGCTGTTCGTCTACGACCCCACCAGCACCATCGCACTGCTGCGTATCGAGCCGCTGGCCGCTGAACAGCTGGCGTTCTCATCGGCGGCGGGTGAGACCGGCAACAACGAGGTACTGCTCGATCTGCTCGGGCTGAAGAGCCAGACCATCACCTTGGGTGGCAGCCAGGTCACCCTCAACGACGCCTATGCCGGTCTGCTCGGTACGGTGGCCAGCGACAGTCGGCAGAACCAGGCTGACTTCAAGTCCGCCACCGCCGTGACCCTGGACGAGGAGGTGGTCAATCTGATGACCTACCAGCAGACCTTCGCCCAGCGCGCCTCCATGCAGGCCAGTGCGCCGGTGTGAGAGTCATGCGGGCCTGACGCTCATGTCGAGAACGCGAGCTGCGGATTTCGTCCCGTGGAGGTGGCGAGCCATTACACTCCATTGTCTTTCCGGTCCGTGGGACGGTGGTGTTAAAGTACATTGCGCGCAAAGTCACAAGATGGACTGCACGCATGCCCATGGAGCAGCAGGACGAATGCCCGTAACGCCGACAAGGTGACCAGTTCGAAAACAATAATGAAGAAGCACCTCAACGATCAACTATTCGAAATCATCGCAACGAGCATCCGTAAAGGTCGCCTCAAGTCGGGAACGTTGCTGCTTGAAGGGCTCCTGGCGGATCTGTTCGGGGTGAGCCGCTCGCCTGTGCGCCAGGCGCTGCTCAGCCTGCATCAGGCAGGTCTTGTCTGTACGTTCGAAGGCCGTGGTTATCTGGTGGGTGCGCAGCCCGGCAAGGTGCTGCGGCGCAAGCTCGAGGCCGCTGATTTCAAGCTGACGGATGAGCAGGCTCAAGCTCCGCGCAAGACTGAAACCTGGAAATCCGTATACGACCAGATCGAACGGGACTTGCTGCACCAGTCGCTGTTCGGTACCTATCGCATTAACGAGCTCGAACTCTCCCGCCATTACGCCATCAGCCGCACGGTCTCCAGCCAGGTGCTCACGCGCCTTTCGCTGATGGGGTTGGTCGAGCGCGACGAGCGCTACCGTTGGCAGCTCGGGCAGTGGGACGAGGCGCGCTTGGCTGAGCTGTACGAAGTGCGTCGGCGCCTGGAGCCTTATGTGCTGATGCGGGCGGCAGAGTTCCTGCAGCCGGAGCAACTGGACGGTTATATTGAACGTCTGCACCAGGCCATGGATCTCTACCCGGATATGGATAGCCACCAGTTCGATGACCTGGAAAGCGACCTGCACATCGAGACCCTGGGCCGCTGTCCCAACCGGCAGATGCTGCAGATATTGCGCCGTACTCACTCGCTGCTGCTGTCGGGCAAGCACATCCTGCTGGACAAGAGTTACTTCCCCGATGAGGAACCCTTCTTCCGCGAGCACCTGAGCATCTTCGAGAACCTGCAGGCCGGTCGCCCTGACCTGGCGGCGCAGAGCATGGAGGAGCACCTGGTGATTGCCGAGCGCAAGATCAAGCAGCGCCTGGCGCAGTTCCGCGCGCAGAACGTGATTCAGGCCGTGGCCTATCTGGAGCGGATCGACGCGTAGACGCCGCTGTAGGAGCCCGCTTGCGGGCGATCAAGGTGCCGGCAGAGAAAGTGGGCTCCTAGGGGGTGGCACATCACAGATGCACGTCAGTAACGAAAACGGCCGGGTATCCCCGGCCGTTTTCGTATCAGCAGAACCTGACGATCAGGTCACCGCACCCACCTGCCACGGGACGAACTCGTTGTCGCCGTAGTTGTACAGCTCACTCTTGGACGGCTCGCCCGAGGCGATCTCGATGAGAATGTCGAAGATCTTCTGCCCGGCTTCGGCGATGCTCAACTCACCGTCGACGATGCCGCCGCAGTTGATGTCCATGTCCTCTTCCAGCTTGCGGAACATCTCGGTGTTGGTCGCCAGCTTGATGCACGGCGCCGGTTTGAAGCCGGACACCGAGCCGCGGCCTGTGGTGAAGCAGATCATGTTGGCGCCGGAGGCGACCTGGCCGGTCACCGATACCGGGTCATAGCCGGGGCTGTCCATGAACACGAAGCCGCGTTCAGTGATCGGCTCACCCCATTCGTATACGCCGTTGAGCGAGCTGGTGCCGCCCTTGGCGGCGGCACCGAGGGATTTTTCCAGGATGGTGGTGAGGCCGCCGGCCTTGTTGCCTGGCGAGGGGTTGTTGTTCAGCTCGGCGCCGTTGATGCGCGTGTACTCCTCCCACCAGGTCAGGCGGTCGAGCAGCTTCTGGCCGACTTCATGGCTGATCGCGCGGGCGATCAACAGGTGCTCGGCGCCGTAGATTTCCGGCGTTTCGCTGAGAATCGCGGTGCCACCGTGCTGGGCCAGCAGGTCGGCGGCGTAGCCCAGCGCCGGATTAGCGGTGATGCCGGAATAGCCGTCGGAACCGCCGCACTGCATGCCGACCATGATGTGCTCGACGCTTTCCGAGGTGCGTTCCAGGCGGCCGATGGCGTCGAGCATCTCGGTCACCTGCTCGATGGCGCGGGCGATGCTGGCGCGGGTACCGCCGGCATTCTGGATGTTGAAGACGCGGAAGTTCGGGCCTTCGCTGATGTTGTAGCGCTTCATCAGCGAGCTGATCTGGTTGGTCTCACAACCCAGGCCGATCACCAGCGCACCCGCGATATTCGGGTTGCAGGCGTAGCCCCAGATGCTGCGTTCGAGGAACTTGAAGCCTTCCGATTCGGTATTGATCGCACAGCCACTGCCATGGGTCAGCGCCACCACGCCGTCGATATTGTAGCGCTTGAGCAACTCCGAGCCGTTGAAGTGCGCAGCCACAGCGCGTGACACGGTCGCCGAGCAGTTCACCGTGGACAGGATGCCGATGTAGTTGCGTGTGCCGACGCGGCCGTCCGGGCGGCGATAGCCCATGAAGCGGCGGCGCTGCTCCGGCGGCAGTACCGGGGTGCGCTCGATGGGCGGTGGTAGCTGGTTGTTGGCGTGGCTCTGCGGCATCGACACGTTGTGGGTGTGCACGTGGGCGCCGGCGGCGATGTCCTGGCTGGCGACGCCGATGACCTGGCCGTACTTGAGCACGGCTTCGCCACTGGCGATGGCGCGGCGGGCGATCTTGTGGCCGGCGGGAATGTCGTCCAGAGCGTCTAGGGCGAGGCTTTCGACATGGCTGCCGCGGGCCAGAGCACGGCGTGCGACGGCCACGGAATCTTGATCGCTGAGGATAACCACGGTCGGGGTATTCGTGATGAGTTGCATGGCTCGTTCTCATTGTTGTTGTGATCGACTGCCGACGATACTGGCAAAAATGAACATTGCACGCAATAAATTCTGGTGTTAGTGTCGGCGCTACACAGCTGCTAGCCAGCACACAAAAACAACAATTTGAGGCTTTCCCGATGGCTCATTCCCATCCTTCCGGGAGCGTTGGCTGCCAGCCGACAC
This region includes:
- the glcD gene encoding glycolate oxidase subunit GlcD, giving the protein MSILYDERVDGALPTVDKAALLAELRQCLPDLDILHTQEDLKPYECDGLSAYRTTPMLVVLPERIEHVQQLLKLCHARGVPVVARGAGTGLSGGALPLEKGILLVMARFNQILEINREGRFARVQPGVRNLAISQAAAPFDLYYAPDPSSQIACSIGGNVAENAGGVHCLKYGLTVHNLLKVDILTVEGEFMTLGSDALDAPGFDLLALFTGSEGMLGIVTEVTVKLLPKPQVAKVLLAAFDSVEKAGRAVGDIIAAGIIPGGLEMMDNLAIRAAEDFIHAGYPVEAEAILLCELDGVEADVADDCERVREVLEKAGATEVRLARDEAERVKFWAGRKNAFPAVGRISPDYYCMDGTIPRRELPGVLRGIAELSEEYGLRVANVFHAGDGNMHPLILFDANVPGELERAEAIGGKILELCVKVGGSITGEHGVGREKINQMCAQFNSDEITLFHAVKAAFDPSGLLNPGKNIPTLHRCAEFGAMHVHHGQLPFPELERF
- the glcC gene encoding transcriptional regulator GlcC, yielding MDGQQGVARRQVSDVVAERIERLIVDGVLKVGQPLPSERRLCEKLGISRSALREGLKVLRGRGIIDTAQGRDSRVAKLSGERDASPLMHLFNSQPRTLYDLLEVRGLLEGESARLAALRGTEADFVLLTRRYEEMLAAHAQDSPVDPREHARLDHAFHLAICEASHNPVLVHTLQSLTDLMLSTVFASVNNLYHRPAQKRQIDRQHSRLYHAVIERLPEQAQRAARDHINSIRDNLQEIEQEEQRLVRATMRLEGWA
- a CDS encoding Mor transcription activator family protein; its protein translation is MTFPKDFRWRITQRDLEILGKFNGRNHHALAVEYDMTENAIYKLLKRTQDRKFDRDQHKATACNPRPPPFHLRQHRYKPHPAIFPFVPIYPAFIALSLYSFSQACTGSVDAWVRRAHQRVGT
- a CDS encoding GntR family transcriptional regulator; amino-acid sequence: MKKHLNDQLFEIIATSIRKGRLKSGTLLLEGLLADLFGVSRSPVRQALLSLHQAGLVCTFEGRGYLVGAQPGKVLRRKLEAADFKLTDEQAQAPRKTETWKSVYDQIERDLLHQSLFGTYRINELELSRHYAISRTVSSQVLTRLSLMGLVERDERYRWQLGQWDEARLAELYEVRRRLEPYVLMRAAEFLQPEQLDGYIERLHQAMDLYPDMDSHQFDDLESDLHIETLGRCPNRQMLQILRRTHSLLLSGKHILLDKSYFPDEEPFFREHLSIFENLQAGRPDLAAQSMEEHLVIAERKIKQRLAQFRAQNVIQAVAYLERIDA
- a CDS encoding altronate dehydratase family protein, with product MQLITNTPTVVILSDQDSVAVARRALARGSHVESLALDALDDIPAGHKIARRAIASGEAVLKYGQVIGVASQDIAAGAHVHTHNVSMPQSHANNQLPPPIERTPVLPPEQRRRFMGYRRPDGRVGTRNYIGILSTVNCSATVSRAVAAHFNGSELLKRYNIDGVVALTHGSGCAINTESEGFKFLERSIWGYACNPNIAGALVIGLGCETNQISSLMKRYNISEGPNFRVFNIQNAGGTRASIARAIEQVTEMLDAIGRLERTSESVEHIMVGMQCGGSDGYSGITANPALGYAADLLAQHGGTAILSETPEIYGAEHLLIARAISHEVGQKLLDRLTWWEEYTRINGAELNNNPSPGNKAGGLTTILEKSLGAAAKGGTSSLNGVYEWGEPITERGFVFMDSPGYDPVSVTGQVASGANMICFTTGRGSVSGFKPAPCIKLATNTEMFRKLEEDMDINCGGIVDGELSIAEAGQKIFDILIEIASGEPSKSELYNYGDNEFVPWQVGAVT